Proteins encoded by one window of Modestobacter marinus:
- the uraH gene encoding hydroxyisourate hydrolase has protein sequence MSVSTHVLDAATGRPAAGMTVRLLADAGEVASGVTDTDGRCRLTEEPTAAGAHRIVFGTGEWAAGLGRETFWPEVVLTFAVREPAEHHHVPLLLSPFAYSTYRGS, from the coding sequence GTGAGCGTCTCCACCCACGTGCTGGACGCCGCGACCGGTCGCCCCGCGGCGGGGATGACGGTGCGGCTGCTGGCCGACGCCGGCGAGGTCGCCTCCGGGGTCACCGACACCGACGGCCGCTGCCGGCTCACCGAGGAGCCCACCGCCGCCGGCGCGCACCGGATCGTCTTCGGCACCGGGGAGTGGGCCGCCGGGCTGGGCCGGGAGACCTTCTGGCCGGAGGTGGTGCTGACCTTCGCCGTTCGCGAACCGGCCGAGCACCACCACGTGCCGCTGCTGCTCTCCCCGTTCGCCTACTCCACCTACCGAGGTTCGTGA